A region from the Stigmatella erecta genome encodes:
- the asd gene encoding aspartate-semialdehyde dehydrogenase: MAKLRAVLIGATGLAGQQFIAGLQNHPFIELTGLAASPRSAGKSYVEALRTANGMTAWFVPEALPAAVARMPVVSGDAVQAKDYDIAFSAVEADVAREIEPRLAKDIPVFSAASAFRYEADVPLLIPPVNSAHAPLVREQQRRRGWKGFIVPIPNCTTTGLAVTLAPLAERFGVKAVLMTSLQAMSGAGRSPGVIGLDILDNVVPYIPKEEGKVEVETKKILGALQAGGAAIDSHGVKVSCTCTRVAVMEGHTEAVFVSLGKKATVDEVSAALREWRGDEVARGLPSSPPNWIELLEDPFRPQPRLDRDTHGGMATTVGRVREDGVLENGFKYVLVSHNTKMGAAKGAILVAELMRAQGLLG, encoded by the coding sequence ATGGCGAAGCTTCGCGCTGTCCTCATCGGCGCTACGGGTCTGGCAGGGCAACAGTTCATCGCGGGTCTTCAGAACCATCCCTTCATCGAGCTCACGGGGCTCGCGGCCTCGCCGCGCTCCGCGGGCAAGTCCTACGTGGAGGCCCTGCGCACCGCCAACGGCATGACGGCGTGGTTCGTGCCCGAGGCGCTCCCGGCCGCGGTGGCCCGCATGCCCGTGGTGAGCGGCGATGCGGTCCAGGCCAAGGACTACGACATCGCCTTCTCCGCGGTGGAGGCGGATGTGGCCCGGGAGATCGAACCCCGGCTCGCCAAGGACATCCCCGTGTTCTCCGCCGCGAGCGCCTTCCGCTACGAGGCGGACGTGCCGCTCCTCATCCCCCCGGTCAACTCCGCCCATGCCCCGCTCGTGCGCGAGCAGCAGCGGCGCCGCGGCTGGAAGGGCTTCATCGTCCCGATTCCCAACTGCACCACCACGGGCCTGGCCGTCACCCTGGCCCCCTTGGCCGAGCGCTTCGGCGTCAAGGCGGTGCTGATGACGAGCCTCCAGGCCATGTCGGGCGCGGGGCGCTCCCCGGGCGTCATCGGCCTGGACATCCTCGACAACGTCGTGCCCTACATCCCCAAGGAAGAGGGCAAGGTGGAGGTGGAGACGAAGAAGATCCTCGGCGCGCTGCAGGCGGGCGGGGCGGCCATCGACTCCCACGGCGTGAAGGTGTCCTGCACCTGCACCCGCGTGGCGGTGATGGAGGGCCACACGGAGGCCGTGTTCGTCTCCCTGGGCAAGAAGGCCACGGTGGACGAGGTGTCGGCCGCGCTGCGCGAGTGGCGCGGGGACGAGGTGGCCCGGGGCCTGCCGTCCTCGCCGCCCAACTGGATCGAGCTGCTGGAGGATCCGTTCCGCCCACAGCCCCGCCTGGATCGCGACACCCACGGCGGCATGGCCACCACGGTGGGCCGGGTGCGCGAGGACGGGGTGCTGGAGAACGGCTTCAAGTACGTGCTCGTCTCCCACAACACGAAGATGGGCGCCGCCAAGGGCGCCATCCTGGTTGCTGAGCTGATGAGGGCTCAGGGTCTGCTGGGCTGA
- a CDS encoding rhodanese-like domain-containing protein: MEPHIPCAELFMRLGDEDVLILDCRSPAHWGRLEVHIPGALRMTPSEVAQHLTMLPDDELIVVCGCDLDEETAARVCRLLLLRGRNAVCLQGGIETWMAEGFPVESHLADTASALQR; encoded by the coding sequence ATGGAACCTCACATCCCTTGCGCTGAGCTGTTTATGCGCCTGGGGGACGAAGATGTCCTCATCCTGGATTGCCGGTCTCCGGCCCATTGGGGACGATTGGAGGTCCATATACCGGGGGCCTTGCGGATGACGCCCTCGGAGGTGGCCCAGCACCTCACCATGTTGCCGGACGACGAGCTGATCGTCGTGTGCGGGTGTGACCTGGACGAGGAGACCGCCGCGCGGGTGTGCCGCCTGCTCTTGCTCCGGGGCCGCAACGCCGTGTGTCTCCAGGGGGGCATCGAGACGTGGATGGCCGAGGGGTTCCCCGTCGAGTCACATCTGGCCGACACTGCCTCTGCCCTTCAGCGCTAG
- a CDS encoding acyl-CoA dehydrogenase family protein produces the protein MLHGHGVYQEEHEAFRRTVRAVVEKELRPFARQWEAAEEFPRALFTRFGELGFLGLKYPEMYGGTAAGALYEAVLLEELGRCGSGGVSAGLGAQCTIATAPLHLFGTDDQKRRFLAPAIRGEKIGALGITEPEAGSDVAGIRTTAVRDGAHYAVNGSKTYITNGVRADFVVLAVKTAPERGHKGLSLLVVEQGTPGFSVGRKLQKLGWRASDTAELFFEDCRVPAENLLGEEGQGFYQIMGNFQWERLTLALGALGAMEDMLETVLVHVKQRQAFGQSLSGFQVVRHKLAELFTELECARQLTYHALRLHVDGQHAVAQTSMAKKVATETCCRIADACLQLHGGAGYMMEYDIQRHWRDARLGPIGGGTSEVMNEIIAKHLGL, from the coding sequence ATGTTGCACGGCCACGGGGTGTACCAGGAGGAGCACGAGGCGTTCCGCCGCACGGTGCGCGCGGTGGTGGAGAAGGAGCTGCGGCCCTTCGCCCGCCAGTGGGAGGCCGCCGAGGAGTTCCCCCGGGCGCTGTTCACGCGCTTCGGGGAGCTGGGCTTCCTCGGGCTGAAGTATCCAGAAATGTACGGAGGCACGGCGGCCGGGGCGCTGTACGAGGCGGTGCTCCTGGAGGAGCTGGGCCGCTGCGGCTCCGGTGGGGTGTCCGCGGGCCTGGGGGCCCAGTGCACCATCGCCACGGCGCCCCTGCACCTGTTCGGCACGGATGACCAGAAGCGGCGCTTTCTCGCCCCGGCCATCCGGGGGGAGAAGATCGGCGCGCTGGGCATCACCGAGCCGGAGGCCGGCTCGGACGTGGCGGGCATCCGCACCACGGCCGTGCGGGACGGGGCGCACTACGCCGTCAACGGCTCCAAGACGTACATCACCAACGGGGTGCGCGCGGACTTCGTCGTCCTGGCGGTGAAGACGGCGCCGGAGCGGGGCCACAAGGGGCTGTCCCTGCTCGTGGTGGAGCAGGGCACCCCGGGCTTCAGCGTGGGGCGCAAGCTGCAGAAGCTCGGGTGGCGGGCCTCGGACACCGCGGAGCTGTTCTTCGAGGACTGCCGCGTGCCCGCGGAGAACCTCCTGGGCGAGGAGGGGCAGGGCTTCTATCAGATCATGGGCAACTTCCAGTGGGAGCGCCTGACGCTGGCGCTGGGGGCGCTGGGGGCCATGGAGGACATGCTGGAGACGGTGCTCGTCCACGTGAAGCAGCGCCAGGCCTTCGGCCAGTCCTTGAGCGGCTTCCAGGTGGTGCGCCACAAGCTGGCCGAGCTCTTCACGGAGCTCGAGTGCGCGCGCCAGCTCACCTACCACGCGCTGCGGCTGCACGTGGACGGGCAGCACGCCGTGGCGCAGACCTCCATGGCCAAGAAGGTCGCCACCGAGACGTGCTGCCGCATCGCCGATGCCTGCCTCCAGCTCCACGGGGGCGCGGGCTACATGATGGAGTACGACATCCAGCGCCACTGGCGCGATGCGCGGCTGGGCCCCATCGGCGGCGGCACCAGCGAGGTGATGAACGAAATCATCGCCAAGCACCTCGGGCTGTGA